The proteins below are encoded in one region of Acidimicrobiales bacterium:
- a CDS encoding adenosylcobinamide-GDP ribazoletransferase has translation MRRAIAFLTPFGPASVPDPGALDWFPVVGAAIGLAVGGAWWLATKAWPPIAAAAVVVVVDVALTGYLHLDGLADAADGLLPPMPRERRLEVMADPAVGAFGAVTLLGVVVLRFAALASSVALPLVVGALWCGSRTAMAIVARTVHYARPGGLASAFVDPPTPEPSGGPGSGGLSESSESSERLDVRGGAARGGAARGGAARGGAVRVAAVPAVIGGVLTIGMAFAGRGVHGLAAVGAEVIGVSAVVVLARRRIGGFTGDVLGAAGVVGETLGLLVLAAKW, from the coding sequence ATGCGTCGGGCGATCGCCTTCCTGACCCCCTTCGGTCCCGCGTCGGTGCCCGATCCCGGCGCGCTCGACTGGTTCCCGGTCGTCGGCGCCGCCATCGGGCTCGCCGTCGGAGGTGCGTGGTGGCTGGCGACGAAGGCATGGCCGCCGATCGCCGCCGCCGCCGTCGTCGTGGTCGTCGACGTCGCCCTCACGGGCTACCTGCACCTCGACGGGTTGGCCGACGCCGCCGACGGCCTGCTCCCGCCGATGCCGAGAGAGCGCCGGCTCGAGGTGATGGCCGACCCCGCGGTGGGAGCGTTCGGCGCGGTGACGCTCCTCGGCGTGGTCGTGCTCCGATTCGCCGCCCTGGCGTCATCGGTCGCTCTCCCACTCGTCGTCGGCGCCCTGTGGTGCGGGTCGCGCACGGCGATGGCGATCGTTGCCCGCACGGTGCACTACGCGCGGCCTGGTGGCCTGGCGTCCGCCTTCGTGGACCCTCCGACACCGGAGCCGTCGGGCGGGCCGGGGTCGGGCGGTCTGTCGGAGTCGTCGGAGTCGTCGGAGAGGCTCGACGTCCGGGGGGGTGCGGCTCGGGGGGGTGCGGCTCGGGGGGGTGCGGCTCGGGGGGGTGCGGTCCGGGTCGCAGCCGTGCCCGCCGTCATCGGGGGCGTGCTCACCATCGGGATGGCGTTCGCCGGTCGTGGTGTGCACGGCCTGGCTGCGGTGGGGGCCGAGGTGATCGGTGTCAGCGCCGTGGTCGTCCTCGCCCGCCGGCGGATCGGTGGCTTCACCGGCGACGTGCTCGGTGCCGCCGGCGTCGTCGGCGAGACACTCGGGCTCCTGGTGCTGGCGGCAAAATGGTGA
- a CDS encoding bifunctional adenosylcobinamide kinase/adenosylcobinamide-phosphate guanylyltransferase encodes MITLVLGGARSGKSVVAERLVSGLAPPVTYVATVDVGDDADLAARVERHRARRPAGWRTVEAGPGLAGVLRDLSGTVLVDSLGPWVAAGCARGSEVVRGSVDAAALCAALVERAGDAVVVSEEVGLSVHPSTEVGRRFQDALGAVNQAVAACADDVLLVVAGRTLRLEAPGAP; translated from the coding sequence GTGATCACGCTCGTGCTCGGCGGCGCCCGCTCGGGCAAATCAGTGGTGGCCGAACGACTCGTGTCCGGCTTGGCGCCGCCGGTCACCTACGTCGCCACGGTGGACGTCGGTGACGACGCCGACCTCGCCGCTCGGGTCGAGCGCCATCGGGCGCGGCGCCCGGCTGGGTGGCGCACGGTGGAGGCCGGGCCAGGGCTCGCCGGCGTGCTGCGGGACCTGTCCGGGACCGTCCTCGTGGACTCGCTCGGGCCCTGGGTGGCCGCCGGCTGCGCACGCGGGTCCGAGGTTGTTCGAGGATCCGTCGACGCAGCCGCCTTGTGCGCGGCGCTCGTCGAGCGCGCCGGGGACGCCGTGGTCGTCTCCGAGGAGGTCGGGCTGTCGGTCCATCCATCGACCGAGGTGGGGCGTCGCTTTCAGGACGCGCTCGGCGCCGTGAACCAGGCGGTGGCGGCCTGCGCCGACGACGTCCTCCTCGTGGTGGCCGGCCGGACCCTGCGGCTGGAAGCGCCGGGGGCGCCGTAA
- a CDS encoding adenosylcobinamide amidohydrolase: MAGSTPRQLITDVRPEAHEHVEDGEVLTMLVWRFAQPVLTVSSAPLGGGLGLRRWVVNAQVPYSFARLDPEAHLEELASHAGLVGDGVGMLTAVDLRRAIGASDDGARAEVSVGLAFPTWAAAPDEGSYILLAEADRVGPGAHGGAVPGSIPGTVNIVGVVPERLSPAALVNAVLTVTEAKAQALWEAGVAATGTASDAVCVACPAEGPEQPFGGPRSLWGARLARAVHRAVLDACRPGTAP, translated from the coding sequence ATGGCCGGATCGACACCCCGGCAGCTGATCACCGATGTGCGCCCCGAGGCGCACGAGCACGTCGAGGACGGCGAGGTGCTGACCATGCTGGTGTGGCGCTTCGCCCAACCCGTGCTCACGGTGTCGTCGGCCCCCCTCGGCGGCGGGTTGGGCCTGCGCCGGTGGGTGGTCAACGCGCAGGTGCCGTATTCGTTCGCGCGCCTCGACCCCGAGGCTCATCTGGAGGAACTGGCGTCGCACGCCGGCTTGGTGGGTGACGGTGTCGGGATGCTCACCGCCGTGGACCTTCGTCGCGCCATCGGGGCATCGGACGACGGCGCCCGTGCGGAGGTCTCGGTTGGCCTCGCCTTCCCCACGTGGGCGGCCGCTCCCGACGAGGGCAGCTACATACTGCTCGCCGAGGCGGACCGCGTCGGCCCCGGCGCACACGGCGGGGCCGTGCCGGGAAGCATCCCCGGGACCGTCAACATCGTCGGGGTCGTACCCGAGCGGCTTTCACCCGCGGCACTCGTGAACGCCGTGCTCACCGTGACGGAGGCGAAAGCGCAGGCACTGTGGGAGGCGGGGGTGGCGGCGACCGGGACGGCGTCCGACGCCGTGTGCGTCGCCTGTCCCGCCGAGGGCCCCGAACAACCGTTCGGCGGCCCCCGCTCGCTGTGGGGTGCTCGCTTGGCGCGTGCCGTCCACCGCGCCGTGCTGGACGCCTGCCGGCCGGGGACGGCCCCGTGA